The Spinacia oleracea cultivar Varoflay chromosome 2, BTI_SOV_V1, whole genome shotgun sequence DNA segment tttttagtactaatatgtgttattgagtttgccttgagtttcaggtttgattttgagaaattggtctttttagacccgtttcatgttgatttaggccactacacgtgCCTGAGGAAGTACGGGACctttatcgtcgactttcgggagccctagatgcttatggttgagccccgggagttagactcggtgatatgggcgaaggattttgaggattgcaaatcgccctgtgagTTGAGGGCGAAACGCGACCATCAGGCGAAAGGAAGAAAGAAAACAAGTCATCcatacgcgcccgatcgggcgcacttcgcccggtccggatcgggcggccaTCTGGAGTTGTTCTGAGCCTATTGCAAACcgtccgatcgggcggaatttggcccgatcgggacGACTGTCGagcacttcgcccgatcgggcgacaccAACCTCTGCAGCTTTTTCGCGtggtttcttttccctttttaagCTTTATTTTAGGCAAACTATATAAACTAgcttttattattttgttgaccatcttttattctagtttctaattacttagtttatttttagttctctctatttctccaaacacttagttttaattttaatcaaagattcaagctttattatttcattGTCCTTTAATTCGGTATTATTTCTTGCTATAATTTAATccattgctttaatcatgttttccattatgttaattgccTTGTCATTTATTATCAtaagtgagtagtttaatttctagggtttaggggatccatgaatgcatgattgggattatatgtggacttgattaattgattgattgattataatttctatagcttattattattgctcatcaattctgttcggccggactattttgatttgagtttgattaaccttagattatgcgccgagaggtataaatctgatgtttttggtctgtgcctattagataggaattatttctagtacatagcgagagcctgctagttgttttatcctaaggaattcataagattcgagagatgcatgttttcctagttatgattgttagttAATTGTTATtctccgttgtccaatcctggtctgcatttatggtgaaccgctgccctagattcctttaatattgttattttccgatttgatcaCTTGCTTTAGTTTAACATACAAACCAACCCAACTCTCGTTACCAGTAGTTTAGATTAGtcttttaatagtagaaagaacactgtttccctgtggatacgatccctgcttcccttgctatatttttagttggtaaacgttaggtttatctttgataggagtgcgatttagcctgtcaatcgACGCCTTAATGCGTCAAGAAATTAGTCCTCGACGCTTTTGCAAAGTGTCGAGAAAATGAGAGTCGAGATTTTTCTCGACGCTTTTGGTCGTAGATACTTAAGACGCCTTATAATGTCCACCTATTTATTTTGGCGTCGAGAATGTCGACGCCTAACGGCGTCCAAGTATTGGTTTTGCCGTCGAGAATATccattttaataataataataataattattattattattattattataatagtCAGTTAGGTTCTGGTGTTGATTTTACTTCCGAGAGCCTCTACCTTTGTCAACTTCTTCAAGTCTAGTGCAGTTGCAGATCAATTGAGTCAGTGTACAACATCATCTGCATCACAATCTCATTCAACCCCTATTAACCTCCTATCCGATTTAACCTTGGAGGTTAATAAGGTTATGTAGGATCCCTCATTCAGCATCATCAGGCCAAGAGAGCCTCTACCTTTGTCAACTTCTTCAAGTCTAGTGCAGTTGCAGATCAATTGAGTCAGTGTACAACATCATCTGCATCACAATCTCATTCAACCCCTATTAACCTCCTATCCGATTTAACTTTGGAGGTTAATAAGGTTATGCAGGATCCCTCATTCAGCATCAGCAGGCCAAGAATGGGAAGGAGCTCCGAATATGCTATTGTTGTATTAGTTGATCCCTTGATGCAGTGTGGCCAAACTCAATACTTGCCTGCTGGAAATAATCATAATCCTAATCAATGGCTGAGAATGAGCGAGGAATTGTCACCAGTAGTAGTCAGCACTGAGTTTAGGCTCGGTCCTACCAAGACACAGGCAATGAAGAAGTCAACTGGAAGAAGGCTGCAGACCTTACTTCAGCCTCACAAgtgctcatcatcatcatcatcatcatcattatcatcatcacaGTCACCGGAAAAGTTGTACAGGGAGTACGGCAAAGGCACTGGGAAAGTGGGTGACAGAAATCAGATTACCTATAAACGGGACAAGGGTGTGCAATAAGAGGACAAAGATTGAGAAAGAGGACAAATATTGAGAAATGAGAGGACAAATATTGAGAAAGAGAAGTAGAGAACATAGATTGAGAAAGAGgataaaaaaattgaataaagtCAATGGGGATGGGGCCTACAAACAGAGAGTTTTAACGTTTTCTATTACAAGGTAATGTTATTAAAAACATATCAAAATtataaggtagcaaaacatGAAAAAGCTTTTATAAGGTAGTGATTTACAAAATGTTCAAACATAAATAGTACTTCACAAAATTTTCTTTAATTAGATACGAAGAGAATAAAAACTTATAGAACCACAACTTGACTCCGTATGGTATGTTAGTGTATAACTAAAAACCACGACCGTACTAGACACTgtattaatgattaatgaatTTCAGATGGCGTGCATATTCGGCTCCTTTTTATACCCTTTgtgtctttctctctcctctcttttccttcttctctctcctccctttctctctccatcCGAAAGAAAGAACCCTAACCGAACCCGGCTATTCCCGTTCTTCGTCAGTAAGTACCCACCTTCttctgttttctctctcctccttccttaTCTATTTCTTTGTCCCTCTTTTATGTACTTCTATAAATGCTTCTAGATCTGTTATTCCATCTGAGATCTGAACATTTTTATGCATTCGATTTCATAATTTGAGAGAGATCTCGCTTGCAAATATTGTAAAGTTTGTATCTTTCTCTGTATTGGAATCGGAATTAGAATGTGGGTTAATAGAATTAGATTAGAAGTGATTTGATTGCTGTAATTGGTTGTTTTCTATCAATGTCGTTGGTTGGTATAATgggtgtttgttgattttgtgtTTTTGGGGTTTGACTTTGTTgagattttattgaattttggttgattttgtttgatttgattTAGTTATGGAATTTTTTATGTTTTGTTGTTTTAGGGTATAAATGAGGACCGTAATGTCGGGCCGAGAACGGGTTGAAGTTTGTGAATTCATCTTTGATTAACAAGTTTCCCcttttttgtaattttgttgTTGAACCTAGTTTTTCCGATGGACGGCGACGGTGGTCTGAATATGCGGAATTGGGGTTATTATGATCCACCCATGAAGCATCTGAACTTGCAGCTCATGTCTAACATGGCGGATCGAAAACCGCTACTTGGAACCCGTGATTCTTTAATTGCGAATACAAATGGGGCATTTAACCAGAGGGATTATGTTGTTCCGAATTACCAGGTTGATTACATGATGAGGGATGCTTGGATCCATAGagataataaatatttaaatatgttGCCTACTCCTCATAGTTATGCTATTCCTACTGAGACACCCCCAACTCATCACCCTATGCAAATGCTTCGACAACCCGAATCTTCTAATGAAGAAAGGACAGTTCGAATGGAGCCAGTAACTGAGATCAATAATGGTCCTTTGAAAAAGAGATCAGCTGGGAAATCTGAAAAGGCTCCTAAAACGAAGAAACCAAAGAAAGCACCTACAGGCCCAAAAGAAGGGGGCAGTGGTTCAGGTCAACGGGCTAAGTCTGCTAAGAAAACTACTGAGGTTATTATAAATGGAATTGATATGGATATATCTACTATTCCTATACCAGTTTGTTCATGCACTGGGACTCCTCAACAATGTTATCGATGGGGTTCTGGTGGTTGGCAATCAGCATGCTGTACAACGAGTATGTCAATGTACCCTTTGCCTATGAGTGTTAAACGACGTGGAGCAAGGATAGCTGGGAGAAAGATGAGTTTGGGAGCCTTCAAGAAGGTGTTGGAAAAGTTGGCAGCCGAAGGTTATAACTTCACTAACCCAATTGATTTGAGGACTCATTGGGCTAAACATGGTACCAACAAGTTTGTCACAATCAGGTAGATGTACAATTCCAGATTCTACAATTGGCCTCACTTTGCGTTCGGCCTGCTTCTCATGTACATATGTATGTCGCCTGAAACTGAGGCTCGTTTAAACGGTTTGTAGTTCTTGAATTATCCTTTTCCATGCTCTACATGTTCTCGAAATTCTCTACCTTTGGGGTTCTCAAATTTGTTGTTTCATTCTTGATTCTGCTTGTAGTTTTAGGGATTCCACTAATGTACGGCTGTCTGGTTAGCAAACTAGTGGACgagattttatttatttcttcCTTGGAGCATAAGCTTCATAGTTCATAGTTGACAGTATCATGTTAACAGTTAACTATCTTCCTTAAAAAGATTTATTTCTGCTGACCAGTCGATTCGACATTAGATGGTTTTGTTTATCCTTTGTAAGGTGCTAGCTTGTCAGTCATTGTGCCCACAATTCTTTAAGCTAGTTGTAATACTAAACTGTGCCAGATGTTTTCATTAGTTGTAACGATCTTTGGTTCGAAGATACAATTGCAGGCCCTGTAAACGTGTTGTagctttaattgattttaatttggtAGTTATGCTCAAAAAGTGTTATAAATGGAAAATTAGGACATATGGTGAAGTTGTGATAAATCATGTGAAATTTCTTCAGCTTCATTGGAGCATTTACAAAACCTGACTGTACGTTGTACACTGTTTCTGTATTTGTTGCATGAGTGGTTCCTTTGATACTATGACCCTTTAGATTCAGTCTTCTTTGCCTTCGAGTACCATCACTTTACTGGCATAAGTATCATACACTTTTCTATAAATGCCTAGTTATTGCTGTTCTTTGTTGTGGTTTATGACTTTAGATTGGAACAGTACATGCTTTTGAGTGTTGCACCACAATTTGTCTTTGACTTTATATGTCATAATGTTGCAAAGTGTCCCTTCTTTTCTCGTTGTTGCTATAATTAGGAGTCCTGAGTTTTTTAATCAACACTTGAATTGGATTTGGTGGTCTTGTTGGAGGTACTAGATCATATATTCTTTTTAAATTAGGATAAGGCTTTGCATTGTTTTTACTACATCCTTGTACACATTGTAATGTACGTCTTTTGGTGAGCGGCTGGGTAATTGGCTTAGTAGGAGACAAAGGAATTCTATAAATTTGTGGCTATCTTTAAAATATAGGCAAGGGAGTTTCTTATTTCATGCATTTTCATGATTTGATCTCTCTTTACTTTGCGAGTGACACTCGTAAGAAACTGTTATGATCCTGTATATGCTTTGTTTTACAACTACCTTTCCTTTTCCTCTTTCCAATTTATGTTAGAGATATGATGGAAGATTGACTCACTTGAAAAGTATATTCATGTTAGGGAGTATTCTATTACTTGTGAACAAATTGGTTTTTAGGATTGAATCTCACATGGCGCTTGTATATGCTTGCTTTGGCCCCTATTTGAATTTTAGCATAGTATGAAAGCTACTTGCTTTTAAGATGGAACCTAAGTTCAatgttggtttttttttattgctttcttGATGGTCCGTGCTTGAATTTTAGAGCATTTTTCTGGAACTTCTTGAAAGATATTAATCCCGGAGGATGTTGATTTAATGTTATTTCAATTGTTACAGTTTTAGAACATTCTTTGACGTGGTGTTTCTTtctccttaatttttttttaatctttttctTCGTTCATTCATGTTTGTGTACAAGATTTTCTGTTGGAAAACTTTACATTTTATGATTATTATGTTTACAGACGCAGCATTTACATTCATGTTCTTTAAAACTAAATTGTGAGTTCATTAGACTTTTATAAAAGTATGTAAAAGGGAAAAGGGTTGAAATGATTCCACTGGGAGTCATTTGATGCTCTTGACTATGTGGTTACTGTGATTGGATCTGGGTTATCAAATTCCTTCCTTCTTTCCCAAGAAGCTGCAGTTTTTATTGGGTCACTGAGTTTCGGCTCATCAAGTTCCGAGTTGAATTGAAGGTCGAATCTTTCAGTGATACTCGGGCAGTATTTGTGTCCACAACTGGTGGATGCTTGTTCTATTTGCGGTTGTATGCCTGAGTACCTTGTAAGAGTGATGTTTCTTGACCCTTAATTTGTTTAGTGTAATAGATACTTTTGCACGGAGTATAGGCGTTAAAGGATCTCTGTATACTCTGTATTTGTTATACACCAGGATTATACACATGacgtattttttgtttttgacaaAGATAACCTTGGTATAATTGCTTGGTAAACCAGTTCAGCTGTTTATATACAAGTACATATATATGTTTCTGTAGTATTCAGTTTTTGTCTAAATGAGGGATTTGTTGAAAGTTTTATGTGTTCATCGTCGAAATCGTGTTTAGAATCGCCACCAACAGAGGCAGCAACTGACAAGAATGAATGGACCGATACCGCTATGGCGATGCACCCtgtttagttaagaattagAATGCAGAGGGAGGCATACTAACTGCTGCATTTCTGTTGAATATGTTAAACTAGGAATCAGGGAGCTTCAAGCTTTTGCGTGTAAGTATGTTTCTTGGAGAAAATAGAGTTGGGTTCATCTTGATGTTAGGATAACGAATCAAGAAAGGTAAATAAGAGGAAAGGAATCAAGGAGAAAACTTGTTATAACTGTTTGGTTAGAGTGGGGTTTCATTTGTCTGATTTCTACTCTAAAACCCAAAATAgcaccgcttttcttttcggACCGTCCTTTACtacttgcaccgcttttatAAATAGAAAATGTTTTGCAGATTTTGAATAGAAGAGGGGATGAAATAATGCACCATTTTTTGGTGGTCTAACTTATGATTACTTTTTTTCACTATCTTTTTTGTATGTTGCAAACTACATTTAATGCACTTTTTTTAATCCAAACTAACAGAAGTTAACGGCATCCAAATTTAGTACCCAACCCATTAAAACAAAAGTTCAGTACccaattccaaaaaaaattgaaagtttAGGACCTAATTTCTATCTTAACTCCTTTTTAACATGTATTTTAGGTTTAAGATTCCACCATTTAGGTTCATAAGTTCAATAATTTATACTGAAATCATATCTTACTTTGTCAAATTGCACAAATTTAAACTAAATTGCTTGTAACTTATGTCAATTTCAATTATTGAAAGAAATTGATATTGAGTTTCACAAGGATAGTTCGGAAACTTCAAGTAACAACTTTTCACTTTAATTGTGTTTGAATGAGTCAtaaggatatttttttttttttggagggaaAGTCACAAGGATatttatactatatattaaaagaagTTTCTACAAACGTCTACGTACCACGTGACGCTCTCCCTTAATCCATAAGACCAAGCTATACGTccacttttattttaaaaaatatggtTTGCATAAGAATCGAACCTGCGACCTTCAGTTTCAACACTACAATGTTATCCGATTAAGCTATGACAAAATTAACATTAATGTAATACAGAATaattattttgtgaaaaaagttaaaacataatttcattaaataatacaataattaattgttatttacATAATAATTCGGGACATCACTCGGGCCAAATACTAGTTAAACATTATAAACAGGGAGGGTGGGTTAAACTTGTGACCTATTATAACATGTTGTGTCTATTTTTATTAAGGCAAAGTCTTATGGATGGTTTTCAAATAGTTACATGCATTGAATGGTATATCAATACATTTTCATTTAAGGTAACAAGATGTTTATTACAAAAGGGCTTGTAcgcataaggtgtacaataaatatattGTACATTGTGATATATTTTTACTCATTTTCTATAAGTTTTAATatgtttgattaacttttatgttATAAAATAAAAGTTGACGGATAgacattttaaagtgttaaatgattaattttatacattactgAATTTTGAAggaatttttattcaaatgaattttttttaccactaaaaaatagataactgtTACACTTACTGGGATAACTAagtattttgagttaacttttactccgatgtgcaatatttattattaatccCTCCGTTCCCTATTAAGTGTCTCATTTGGTGAAAGATACTGGTATTAAAAATGTGAAAAGTGAGTAAGAAAAACAATAATTGAGAGTGTTTTTAAGGGGAAGAggaaagtactccctccatttctttttgttgtatccatttGAGAAAGTGGagagtttttaagaaaattggaatcttagtttgtattggtataagtgtaatgattgggtgtaagagaagtGATTGTGTTTAAGAATGTGTAAGAGATTCTTTTTTAAAGaataaagtaaggagagagaaaatattatttaaaggaatgggaatattttcaattaattaatcaaaaatcagaaaaaatctGATTGAAGTGGGGACCAAATTACATGAGTTGGATTATTTTCATCCAATGAGAGTTcagcaacaaaataaaaaacgaagGGAAGACTTCCCAATTTGGGAAAGTCCACTTCCCTATTTTAACTTCCCTCCAAAAACAGAAACTTCCCTCCAAACTTTTGGCTGAAATTTTTCCCTCCAACTTTTATCTAAATAAAGCACACACCCTTTATAAATAGGGGAGACTTTCTACCAAAAAACCCCATAAATACCAACTGATTTTAAGAGCagttacaacaacaaaaatccAAAAGCAATAAATTCTCTAAAATTAAACATCAAGGGGTCATtaatggcttcagatcaagaggaTGACGACTTCCTCGTTTTTTCTGATGATGAAGGAGACTGCACGAACTCTGATTCagattatgatgatgatgaggcaaCACAATCTCAGGCACAAAATGCTGAAAGTGAAGTAAATGGTCATCAAATTGGGGACTTTGAGCAGTACTAAGAAGTGCCAGACCTTAATGAAGTGCCACAAGAAGATGCATATGAATGTGAAGTGGTACCACAACAAACATCAGGTATTTCAGAACACCACTTGGTTCCATATTTGTTTGACTTGAACATGCCAGCACAACAAGAGTTCCCACCATCTCCAATTCATCAAACAGAAACAGAACAAAATCATCACAAGCCTAAAACCCCTAGGATTAACAATGAATTAAGGCTGGAAATCTTGTTGTTCCTTCTCGTAAGGAAAAAAAAGGATTCAGATGAACTTAATTATGGGACAATTAGGCAGACTGTTATAAAGTTTGATTACACAAGGACGACAATTAGAAAAATATGGCAGAGAGCAGTAGAACAAAAGGCAGCCATGGATTCATATCTTTGTGAGAGCAGATATCACAACTGTGGGAGGAAGAGAATTCAAGTAACATATGAGTCTATAGCATCTATAGGCATGGGGGACAGAACAAGCATAGTTGATCTTGCACAGATGCTGCATTTGAGTCCATCAACAGTTTGGAGAATggtgaaaagaaaacaaatcaAAGCACATTCAAGTCCCTTGCATCCAGGCATTTCAGATGAATGCAAGGTGGCAAGGATGAGGTGGGTACTTGGTCTCATTATGGACTACTCAATACCAAATGATCCCACATATTACAGCATGTATGATTTCATTCACATCGATGAGAAATGGTTCTATCTTACGCAAAAAAGTCAAAGAGTGTTTAGCAAACAATGAACCATTTCCACATAGGAAGGCAAAATCAAGAACTAAGATTCCAAAGTTCATGTTCATGGCAGCAGTAGCAAGGCCAAGGTGGGGACAAGATGGGCAGTGTGAGTGGGATGGCAAACTTGGCATATTCCCATTCACAGATTCAGTGGCAGCAAAGAGAACATCCAAAAAAAGAGTAAAGGGGACAATTGAGACTAAACCAATCAAGTCAGTGAATCAGATTGCAACTAGGGCCATGCTAATCAACCAATTAATTCCAGCAATTAAAGAGAAATGACCACCACATGAGGGGGGAAAGGTGATATACATCATCCAAGACAATGCAAAGGCACATATTTTGCAAAATGATCAAGAATGGCAGCAACACTACAAGCAAGATGGGTTCACATTGATTTTGACTCAACAACcagcaaacagtccagattgCAACATCTTGGACTTGGGTTTTTTTAGGTCAATTCAATCACTTATGCACAAAAAGATGCCTAAAACAGTTGAGGATTTGAGTGGTGCTGTGACTGATTCATTTAAGGAACTACATCCAAAGACTCTATCTAATGTGTGGATGTCACTTCAATATGTTGGAAATGAAATTCTGAAACACAAGGGGGACAACAACTACCAACTCCCACACAACAAGAAAAAGGTTTTAGAAGATGAGGGCAATCTGCCAGAACAAGTGAAGGCACCAAGGTGGGCTGTGAATGAGTGCATAGAACTTGTTGAAGCAAATCAGTGAAGTAAGGAGCAAGCATGCATAgataactttttgtgttttggggacatgttttAAAAGTTACAAGAACAAATAGAAtgtcacttttgtaagcttGAATGAAAGCATCACATGTAATCAAAACATTTTGGAATCAACATATATTTTGGAAgcatgaatgaatgaatgaatttaTTGTTGTTAATCATAGTTTAGTTTTTTGTTCATCATAATCACAATCATGTTTTTTTCCTAAGtgtaattgaaacacaaaacatCAAGTGAATCAATCTGCCAATCCTTAAACCATGAAGGGGACATGTTTTAGTTTTCAAGGCAACACATTAATTCATTTTCAAGACAAGGCAAAGCATGGGGACATGTTGTTCTCAGATTGTAAATGTTTATCATCATTGAATCCTACACTTTAATATCCTCTTCCCAAATGGAGTGAATGACTAACACAAacagaaatgggaaaggaaagtCACTCCATTTGGCAGAGGATACTAAGAGTTCAGGAAACTCGGGACATGAAAAATCACAACTCATCATTGAACAAGGCATCAAGAACAAGGCAGCAaaggcaaggtagttaattacaaCATACTTAGATATCAGATATCAGGACACTCCATTCCTTAGGGGATACTAAGATATCGGGACACTCAGGACATACAAAATcacaactctaaacacatcggcttcTAAATGGAAAGAATGCATTTAACATCAATTTCAGATGGAAAAGCTTCCCATTTAGAAGCCGATGTGCCAAAAGATGTAATATTTGTGTTAGAAAACCAATTCATCATTGAACAAGGCAACAATGAACATGGAAGCAAGCAAAAAGCAGCATACTTCATGGCAgcaagcacaaggcagcaatgaACATGGCAGCAAGCACAAGGCATCAAAGTACAAGGAAGCATGAACAAGGCAAAGGATGTGACTTTAATATTGGTGCTGTTCTCAGTATTTAGTTGTTTATCATCATTGAATCCTATGACTTTAATATCCTTCTACCAAATGGAGTAAGTGACTAACTCAAACAGAAATGGGGAAGAAAAATCACTCCATTTTGATAGAGGATACTTAAAGTTAAGGAAACTCAGGACATACAAAATcacaactctaaacacatcggcatccaaatgggatgaatgcatatcacatcattttcagatggaaaatcATCTCATTTAGACACCGACGCGTCAACAGAAGCAATATTCGATTTAGACAACcatttcatcattgaacaaGGCATCAATAACAAGTCAGCAATAAGGCAAGGGTAACACAATGTTGTTGTTCTCAGGTCAAGGAAACTCAAACAGAAgcaatttctaaatgattaataACCTCATCACCAATTTACCAAAGGGGATACATGATCACTCAATCATGTGAAATGATCTCTATTCCCTTTGGGAAATGGTGATGAAGGACATGTTTAGAAACAAACAACACAcaaagatctcagaatgtccccaagcatccctGACACAAACCCCGGCCACTAACACTTAGCTCCTTAAAAGCATTATTGAAGCTAATGGCGCATGAGTGTTAATGGAATAAAGGGTTTGAGTCTCAGCAAATGATGACTCATCATTGATCACACAAAGCAATAACAAGacagcaatgagcaaggcacaacaatctcaGGTAGGTTGATTTACACCACATTCAAACATGTTATTTTAGTGTTATGGTGGTCCTTCCAAAGGGAATTGACAAATTGTGAACTGTCGCATTGGATAGTTTAACAATCAGTCAATCCCCTTTGAAGGACCACCTAATTAACAAAAGTCAAACATGCAAGGGAATACACAAGATCATTTTCAATCTCAGTTAGGTTGAATTACATCATTGACCTTGtttgtttcttaattttttcAACCTCATCACCCTTTTACAAAAGGGAATACATgatgatgagtgacatttatgtcgctcataGGATAGTAATTTAGGCAATAATTTGAGTCGTTTTAGTTATTTTTAGTGTTTTTAGTctctatttttcttaatttctcgttttaattattaataaattagtTTAGCTTAATTAGTAATTTTTAGgtcttattttaataatttactccctctgtcccttaatactcgcaccgttttgacttttcgcactattcacataattcactttgaccctattttatttctagtatatgaaaacaaatgttagtatacaatatattgttggcttcatcttaatatatattttcaaaatattaatatttttacaagtttttataatatgtagttaaagatattggtggtcaaagttgtgcattggcaagcgtgtcaagtagaaacggtgcgagtattaagggacggagggagtatttgatttctttgtttttataattttttattttaaatagtatagtttttattatttgtttccgtttcttttattattattattattattattattattattattattattatttttttgttctcCACTCgtcatttattttaattttgtaggTGTGTTGTTCGAAGTGTCcggaatacaaatttcaatagcCGAAATCAATTTCATTGCattacattgtcaagaaaagtCAAACTTGACTTTGAGAACAACAAAGTAAAGAGCAACCCAACACTCCTATCCTACACCACCTTATTTCATATCCCACACCACACCACACCACCTGCATCTTTCCCCCTCTCAACAATACAACCCTCAACCCTCTCTCTGACTGTACACCACCCACAGAAGCTAGCCCAAACCGAAATTACGTTCGGTCGAACTTCCCATGAGTTTGGTCGAACATTTGAACGCGAATTTGGttacggaattaatgaaagcTTGTGGTTGTCACGTGGTTGTTGCCTTGGTGGTTGTTGCTAGTCCTGAACATTGCCACCGTACGGTTCGAATTTGACGGTTGCGATTGGTTTGATTGACGATTATTGTGGGCAACGATTTGGGCCATTGCACGGTCATGATGCTGATGATGATGGACGATGAACGGTGGTGATGAGCGAAAAGATTGAGCAGCGAAGAAGAAGGGGCCGCGAAGGTGGAGAGTATTGTGCGAAGCAGGGAGCAAAAACCcaattaatttgggctaaaaagGACTGA contains these protein-coding regions:
- the LOC110778674 gene encoding protein BASIC PENTACYSTEINE2 isoform X1 gives rise to the protein MACIFGSFLYPLCLSLSSLFLLLSPPFLSPSERKNPNRTRLFPFFVIFPMDGDGGLNMRNWGYYDPPMKHLNLQLMSNMADRKPLLGTRDSLIANTNGAFNQRDYVVPNYQVDYMMRDAWIHRDNKYLNMLPTPHSYAIPTETPPTHHPMQMLRQPESSNEERTVRMEPVTEINNGPLKKRSAGKSEKAPKTKKPKKAPTGPKEGGSGSGQRAKSAKKTTEVIINGIDMDISTIPIPVCSCTGTPQQCYRWGSGGWQSACCTTSMSMYPLPMSVKRRGARIAGRKMSLGAFKKVLEKLAAEGYNFTNPIDLRTHWAKHGTNKFVTIR
- the LOC110778674 gene encoding protein BASIC PENTACYSTEINE2 isoform X2 — encoded protein: MDGDGGLNMRNWGYYDPPMKHLNLQLMSNMADRKPLLGTRDSLIANTNGAFNQRDYVVPNYQVDYMMRDAWIHRDNKYLNMLPTPHSYAIPTETPPTHHPMQMLRQPESSNEERTVRMEPVTEINNGPLKKRSAGKSEKAPKTKKPKKAPTGPKEGGSGSGQRAKSAKKTTEVIINGIDMDISTIPIPVCSCTGTPQQCYRWGSGGWQSACCTTSMSMYPLPMSVKRRGARIAGRKMSLGAFKKVLEKLAAEGYNFTNPIDLRTHWAKHGTNKFVTIR